One Urocitellus parryii isolate mUroPar1 chromosome 8, mUroPar1.hap1, whole genome shotgun sequence DNA window includes the following coding sequences:
- the Unc5cl gene encoding UNC5C-like protein: protein MFGALGLDWHWVQESQQHLVTRRMCPQESSFQPSQFLLLVGIPVASALLLVQCLRWYRSRWLLGTCLKPDGQEEPVSPSTPLPEYDAPRQCPPATLPEIAAFYQQLHTPTQGQTIIRQLMNKLLVFSAREVDHRGGCLILQDTGISLHIPPGAVAVGRQERVSLILVWDLSDAPSLSRSQGLVSPVVACGPHGASFLQPCTLTFKHCAQQPSYARTYSSDTSLLDAKAWRPLGRPGAHTSLDECRILLSHFSLYTCVLEAPVGQAARKWLQLAVFCSPLVPGQSHLQLRVYFLNNTPCALQWAVTNEQPHGGRLRGPCQLFDFTGARGDQCLKLKYISDGWENVDDSSSQLVPHLHIWHGKCPFRSFCFRRKAVNENEDCSASTNEIIVTMHTFQDGLETKYMEILRFQASEEESWAAPPPVSQPPLCNRLPPELFEQLQMLLEPNSITGNDWRRLASHLGLCGMKIRFLSCQRSPAAAILELFEEQNGSLQELYDLMTAMERLDCASVIQNYLSQTPRGSPAPARGSALDNQGLELDEKL from the exons GCCCTTGGCCTTGACTGGCACTGGGTGCAGGAGAGCCAGCAGCATCTAGTGACCAGGCGGATGTGCCCCCAGGAGAGTTCCTTCCAGCCCTCCCAGTTCCTCCTGCTGGTGGGGATCCCAGTGGCGAGTGCTCTCCTTCTGGTTCAGTGCCTTCGCTGGTATCGCTCTCGCTGGCTGCTGGGGACCTGTCTGAAGCCAGATGGGCAAGAAGAGCCAGTGTCCCCGTCCACTCCACTACCAGAATACGATGCTCCACGGCAGTGCCCACCAGCCACACTGCCAGAGATAGCTGCCTTCTACCAGCAATTGCACACGCCCACGCAGGGCCAGACCATCATCCGCCAGCTGATGAACAAACTGTTGGTGTTTTCGGCTCGAGAGGTGGACCACCGTGGCGGTTGCCTGATACTCCAGGATACAGGCATTTCCCTGCACATCCCTCCAG GTGCTGTGGCCGTGGGCCGCCAGGAGCGGGTATCCTTGATTCTGGTGTGGGACCTGTCAGATGCCCCGTCACTGTCCAGGTCTCAGGGGCTGGTGAGCCCTGTGGTAGCATGTGGCCCCCACGGAGCCTCCTTTCTGCAGCCCTGCACCCTCACGTTCAAGCACTGTGCCCAGCAGCCCAGCTACGCCCGCACCTACAGTAGCGACACCTCCCTGCTAGATGCCAAGGCCTGGAGGCCCCTGGGTCGGCCGGGGGCCCACACGTCCCTGGATGAGTGCCGCATCCTCCTCTCCCACTTCAG CCTGTACACCTGTGTGCTAGAGGCGCCTGTGGGGCAGGCTGCCCGTAAATGGCTGCAGCTGGCCGTCTTCTGCTCGCCGCTGGTGCCTGGGCAGTCCCACCTGCAGCTGCGTGTCTACTTCCTGAACAACACGCCCTGCGCCCTGCAGTGGGCGGTGACCAACGAGCAGCCCCACGGTGGGCGCCTGCGTGGGCCCTGCCAGCTCTTCGACTTCACTGGAGCCAGAGGTGACCAGTGCCTGAAGCTCAAGTACATTTCTGACG gtTGGGAGAATGTGGATGACAGCAGCAGCCAGCTGGTTCCCCATCTCCACATCTGGCATGGAAAGTGCCCCTTCCGCTCCTTCTGCTTCCGGAGAAAAGCAG TCAATGAGAACGAGGACTGCTCAGCATCAACCAATGAGATCATTGTCACCATGCACACCTTCCAGGAT GGCTTGGAAACCAAGTACATGGAGATCCTCAGATTCCAGGCATCAGAGGAAGAGTCCTGGGCAGCACCACCCCCTGTCTCCCAGCCGCCCCTGTGCAATAG GCTGCCCCCAGAGCTCTTTGAGCAGCTGCAGATGTTATTGGAGCCAAACAGCATCACAGGCAATGACTGGAGACGACTGGCCTCTCACCTGGGGCTCTGTGGCATGAAGATCCG GTTCCTGTCCTGCCAGCGCAGCCCCGCTGCCGCCATCCTGGAGCTGTTTGAGGAGCAGAATGGCAGTCTGCAGGAGCTGTACGACCTCATGACCGCCATGGAGCGGCTGGACTGCGCCTCGGTCATCCAGAACTACCTGAGCCAGACACCCAGAGGCAGCCCAGCCCCCGCCCGTGGGAGCGCCCTGGACAACCAGGGCTTGGAGCTGGACGAGAAGCTCTGA